GCCCAGACGACGAAGCGCCACTGGGTAGTGGTGGGCGTGCACCTTGGTAGGGTTCTGGCCCAGCCAGCGCACCAGCTCCCCAGGGCTCCTCGCCTGTTCCAGGAGCCGCTGCAGGCCCTGCACAGGACCTGTGTGGGGGCCTCCTCCAGGAGGCTGGTCCCCCCACTTGCTGGGCCCCAGACAGAAGGGCTGTATTGGTGGGAACAGCAGCAGGCCAGACAGCTgagcagcagaggcctgggcagcaaGCAGGACTCGAAGCATGGAGTTGGGTGATGGAGACCCTGAGGGCGGCCCAGAAAAGGGGGTGAGGTTTTCTCCAAAGGGGAGAAAAGCCTGCTATCTACTCCTCACCTCACTCCCCATTCAGAGGGGTCTAGGGTCAGAGCAAACCAGAGTCAGTCATGCTCAGCCTTCTTTGTGACTGCCTTGGTTCTCTTCCCCACCCgcctctctctctttgcctcctTCCATCCTTGGGAACAGCAATCATAATCCTTCAGTGTTCTCAGCGTAGGGATATTTACAAAACAATTCCACATGCATTATCTTCTCTGATCCTCCTTACACGCGTATGGGGCGCTAGGCAAGACTGGCATTACCTCGATTTCACAGGTGGAGAAACCAAGACCCAGAGAGGTGAAGGGGTTAAGTTAAGCCCGGGGTCATGAATCTGGTTAGTGGTTGCGCCCAGCCTGGAGCCCAGATCGCCCCGGCGATAGGCCCTCCAGaccacctccccctcccgccggaggcggcggcggcacaGAAGGTGGAACGTGGGCTCCGCAGCCGGACGGTCCTGGGTTCCATGCTGGGTGCTCCCACTTACCAGCTGCGTGACCTTGGACCAGTGGCTTCGTCTCTCTGCCTAAGCCTTCTCGCCTGTGAACCGAGAGCGCAGCGCCCACCTCGGAAGACGCCCGTGGAGCCTGAATGCACAGGTTTGCGGAGGCGCGGAGTCGGCGGTGTCAGgggcccccacacccacccaggcCGGGGACCCCCAAGAGACCTGGTCACGGTCGCCAACACCAACTCCCGCAGCCCTCCCGCGGCCCGCCCCGCAGGTGCCGCCCCTACATGACTCCCCAGGCCCCGCGCAGGTCGCTCCCTCAGTCGGTCTTGGGGCCCGGGAGCCGAGCTCCCCCCGCGGCCTCCTCATCGACCGGCCACCGAGCCCGCCATCTTCCCAGCAGCCCCCGGACGCCAATCGCCGCTCTGCCCTCGGCCAGCAGAGACGTGGCTCCCGTCAGGCCCTGCGCGCTGGgcgccgccagccccgccccccgcttccgGGCAGCTGCGCAGGcggcgccgggggcggggccaggggccagcCCGGGGCAGTGGAGAGGTGAGGACAGCTCGCGGCGGGCCTGGGCGGGCTGGGCAGGCGGAGGGCCCAGTCCGTGCCGCCACCGCTTTCCTCCCAGTGGGCAAGGGCCCCTGCCCCCACGGGTCCACACGCGCAGACACACACCAAGAGTGAAAACTTCACAGTTATTTAATCTGCACAAGTTCCAGAGAactccctcggcccctcccaccccccagggtcCTTGGGTCCCCAAATCAGCACTAGGAGCAATCAGGGAAGAGAGGTGGCTGGGTCTTCAGGCAGAACTCTAGGCCGGGCCCAGGGGTGTGGCCCCGCTCTGCCCAGGGCCAAGGCAGCGACAGCAGCTGGCTGACCCGGAGGAGCCCACGGTCAGTGGTGGCTGAGAGCCCGCAGCCCCCGACGGTGGCTCGGAGCCATGGAGGTCACAGAGAGGGGCCTCCACCTGCCCCTGGAGTGCTCTGCGGcgcaggcctgggctccagggtAGCGGGAAGAGACAGGCCAGAGAGGTGGGCCTGGGCAGACAGCAGCTCCCACGGCGCGGTGGGGACCAAGGTCCTGAGGGGCCAGCCACACTGCCGAGAGCCCGTGGAGGCACTACGGGCGGTACATGGCAAAAGccaggaagctgaggatcagGGTGAAGCCGGCCAGCCCCAGAGTGGCTGTCAGGGGAAAGAAGGGCCGGTACTGGATCTGGCAGtaccagagcagcagcagcagcaggagcagcagggggagcagcaggCTGCCTATTTCCAGCCCGGAGGGGCCTGGCTCTGACCCCGGTGGGcagggggggtgtgggggaccGACCCGTGTGGACACGTGGCAGTGGAGAACGCAGTTGGGAGGGAGGTGAAGGCTGCCCAGGGTCTGGGTGTCGTCTCCCAGCAGCTGTCCTTGGTAGATGAGTCGTACCTGCTGCTCCCGGCCAGGAAACTGGGTCCTGAGGAGAGAGGGACCTGGGTAATAGAGCAGGCCTCAGGCAATCCTAGTCCCTTGCCCAGAGTAATAGTCCCACCCTTCACCTCTGTCCTCCACCCAGGTCATGGCGCCCAAGGGGGTCCCCTCCTCTACGGGGAACAGTCCAGTGTGTGCTTTGGGCACCTGGGtcccctcatctataaaacacgGGGGACGTCTCCAGTGTCTCTGGTGGCCCTTCCAGGTCTATGATCACTCCCACCCACGCCTTAGCATTTGTTCCTTTCCTCATCCCAGCTTACCTTTTCAGGGAGCCAATGGTGTCGtggggccaggccctggccacCTGCTCTGAATCGTTGAGGAATTTCAGCCGAAGCACTAGAGGCTCCTGGGGGGAGTCCGGCGGTGGCGTCGTGGCTGGGagccctgtgccaggctctgggtgtGCAGCCTGCCCTCTGTGTCTCAGGCTGGGGGTCTCGGCTCCTGGGGCCTCCCCTCTGACTGTGTCGGTGACCACCATGGCTTCGCTGGGCTGCGCTGGTGTTGCGGTCCCTGATGGCTGGGGCAGTGGGTCAGCGCTCTCCGAGGTGTGTGTTGAGACCCAGGCGAGAGCCAGCACCAGAAGGCAGGCAAGCACCGCGAAAAGGACAGTCACCTCATCACCCACCCCTTCAATCAGGGCCATGGCACCCGCCTTGCCCGCAGCGCTACTGAGCTGGAGAGGCACAAAGAACCCATAAGGGGTTGAGGGGCTGGCTCAGAGGGGCCAACAGCTCTCTGAACGTCAACAGGCTCctgaccccacccaccccactttCCCACCGTCCTCACTTTGTCCCcttaccccagccccagcccagggcataGACTGTTTGGACTCCCAGTTGCCTCAAACTTGCTTCACGTGTCCCTTCCCATCATCGAATTCCAAGTCCTAACTTTTGTAACCGAGTTCTAGGTCTTTAACCAGCTCCCAAATTCACCCAAACACTATCCGGAGATAAGGTGCCTTGACCTTCCGAGCAACCTCTTCCCTAAATTCAACTCCCACCAAACTTCACCTTAAATCTTACCTATTCTCCCGCCTGTTTCATCTCAAAATTTGTTCCTTCACCAATTTCACCCAAAGCTGCTTATCTACCCCAAAGCTCAGCTCCTGCTCCGCTGCTAAAGTTTCTCCAAGGGGGAAGAAAAAGGGCCTCTACGCCGCCGCCCTCTTACCATTTACCcaaaccccacccacccacgcggACGGCTTCCCTAGGGTTCCCAGCACCAAAAGTCAAACTCCGCCCTTTGGCATTCTGGAGCCTCCTAAGgttgccaccccccacccagcgcgGCCCCACCCTGCGGCGGCTCGACTCCGCGCCTCGGAAAGCCTCTCCAAACCCagccccctgatggaccccagatCCAGCTGGGGACCCGGGACTTCGCCCGCCCCATCCCCAACTATTCCatcgcccccctcccacccccgggcGTAGGAGGGCACGGGCAATTCCGGGATGGGGAGAGCGGGTGACTGCTAGAGCTcggggaggcggggtgggcgCGGGCGCGGCTCGGGGACTCACCGCCCGGCTCCGCCGGCTCCATAGCGGACCCTAGGCCACTTCCGGGCGGGAGGCGCCGAGGTCGCAGACACCTgaagacacccccacccccttctccgcCGCCGCCATCCGGAGCATTGTGGGACTTGTAGTCCTGACCGTACGAaatccccgccctcctccctgcgGACCTACCAGCAGGGCTGGGCGGACTGGTTCCCAGCCCTCAAGTtgcggaggggagggcagggcagggttggGAGTTGTGATAGCCCCCAGAGGTCTGGGCCTGGGCCGCAGCAGCATCCGCACCCCCTCTGCCAGCATCCAGGGCATCTGTCACTGCAGAAACCAACGTCAGCAGGAGCATATCAGAGCACCCGAGTTTGGAGATGCAGGCTCTGGTGAACTCAGGTGGCTCCTTCTACTCTTCTGTCAAGTGAACGCCTGGAGGCACcttgcccgcccccctgccccattGACTCTCCGGCCCAGAGCCTAGTAACCATGGACTGCCGCACCAGGCTGGCTGAGGATACATCCCAGGCCGGTGGGGCTGTTCTGTTTCCCcggtccccttttctcccttttccgccTTGCCCCTGCAAGACTGGGAACCAAGCATGGACTTCGGAACCTGGCACAATGCTGATCCCTTATCCCTTAATGACCTTAGGTTC
The genomic region above belongs to Eptesicus fuscus isolate TK198812 chromosome 14, DD_ASM_mEF_20220401, whole genome shotgun sequence and contains:
- the TMUB1 gene encoding transmembrane and ubiquitin-like domain-containing protein 1, with the protein product MALIEGVGDEVTVLFAVLACLLVLALAWVSTHTSESADPLPQPSGTATPAQPSEAMVVTDTVRGEAPGAETPSLRHRGQAAHPEPGTGLPATTPPPDSPQEPLVLRLKFLNDSEQVARAWPHDTIGSLKRTQFPGREQQVRLIYQGQLLGDDTQTLGSLHLPPNCVLHCHVSTRVGPPHPPCPPGSEPGPSGLEIGSLLLPLLLLLLLLLWYCQIQYRPFFPLTATLGLAGFTLILSFLAFAMYRP